A genomic segment from Candidatus Woesearchaeota archaeon encodes:
- the secY gene encoding preprotein translocase subunit SecY, translated as MSFLDNLIAALPEVKPPTQKKLAFSEKVRWTAIILVLFFALGLVPVYGLGQNTLAQFEFLSTILGASFGSLVSLGIGPIVTASIVLQLLNGSGLVKFDLSSEQGKRRFQGLQKLLSVFFIILESIIFVITGALGAQPGMTEIVILQIIIGGLFILFMDEIVSKYGFGSGISLFIAAGVSQQIFLQLFNPLTSEAASIPSGHIIAILSALFTQTGTDVILSSFTIILATVIIYLIVVYVQAMKVEIPLSFGRVAGHGIRWPLNFLYANVIPIILVSALIANFQLLSQMWPTLQPIFNWIQAPNILQAAFDGQLFSAGSLTIIGQAAIYMVIYMVGATVFSIFWVQTSGLDASSQAQQMINSGLQIPGFRRDKRVLERMLKRYITPLTVMGGISIGILATLADLTGAIGTGTGLLLTVMIIYKLYEDIAKQHMYDMNPLMKKFMKF; from the coding sequence ATGTCTTTCTTAGACAACTTAATAGCGGCACTCCCCGAAGTCAAACCACCAACACAAAAAAAATTAGCATTCTCAGAAAAAGTTAGATGGACCGCCATAATCCTGGTCCTGTTCTTCGCATTAGGCCTAGTACCCGTATATGGTCTAGGACAAAATACACTAGCACAATTCGAATTCTTATCAACAATACTAGGAGCGAGCTTCGGATCACTAGTAAGCCTAGGAATAGGCCCGATAGTTACTGCAAGCATAGTACTTCAATTATTAAACGGCTCAGGACTAGTAAAATTTGACTTAAGCTCGGAACAAGGAAAAAGAAGATTTCAAGGACTTCAAAAACTACTAAGCGTGTTTTTCATAATTCTAGAATCCATAATATTTGTAATAACAGGAGCCCTTGGAGCACAACCAGGCATGACAGAAATAGTAATTCTACAAATAATTATTGGGGGATTATTCATACTATTCATGGACGAAATAGTAAGCAAATATGGCTTTGGATCAGGAATAAGTCTCTTTATAGCAGCAGGAGTAAGCCAACAAATATTCTTACAATTATTCAACCCACTAACAAGCGAAGCAGCAAGCATACCATCAGGACACATAATAGCAATACTATCCGCACTATTCACACAAACAGGCACAGACGTAATATTATCAAGCTTCACAATAATATTGGCAACTGTGATAATATACTTAATAGTTGTATATGTTCAAGCAATGAAAGTAGAGATTCCTTTAAGTTTTGGAAGAGTTGCAGGACACGGAATAAGATGGCCACTAAACTTCTTATACGCAAATGTAATACCAATAATCTTAGTATCCGCACTTATAGCAAATTTTCAATTATTAAGCCAAATGTGGCCTACACTACAACCAATATTTAACTGGATACAAGCCCCAAATATACTCCAAGCAGCATTTGACGGACAACTTTTTAGTGCAGGCTCATTAACAATCATAGGACAAGCAGCAATATACATGGTAATCTATATGGTAGGCGCTACAGTATTTAGTATATTTTGGGTTCAAACCTCAGGCCTAGACGCAAGTAGCCAAGCACAACAAATGATAAATTCAGGATTACAAATCCCTGGTTTCAGGCGGGACAAAAGAGTGCTAGAAAGAATGCTCAAAAGATATATAACTCCCTTGACTGTAATGGGTGGAATAAGCATAGGAATACTGGCAACCCTAGCAGACCTAACAGGAGCAATAGGAACAGGAACAGGCCTCTTATTAACAGTAATGATAATATACAAGCTATATGAAGATATCGCAAAACAACATATGTACGACATGAACCCATTGATGAAAAAATTCATGAAATTCTAA
- a CDS encoding 50S ribosomal protein L14e, translating into MKMMNVGRVCMKIAGRDAGQLCVIINEIDDSFVLIDGQTRRRKCNVKHLEPVDTLLDIKKDASTDEVIKAFKTLNVEVKKTSPKKSTKRPKKQKIKKEKQPKQTKEMKKASKKTESTKKLAKKEETKETEAEKEVKKELSGGKKEN; encoded by the coding sequence ATGAAAATGATGAATGTCGGAAGAGTTTGTATGAAAATAGCTGGAAGAGATGCAGGACAATTATGCGTCATAATAAATGAGATAGATGATTCTTTTGTATTGATTGATGGTCAAACAAGAAGAAGAAAATGCAATGTAAAACATTTGGAACCAGTAGATACTTTGCTTGATATTAAAAAAGATGCTTCAACAGATGAAGTTATTAAAGCGTTTAAAACGTTAAATGTTGAAGTTAAAAAAACAAGTCCAAAAAAATCAACTAAAAGACCTAAAAAACAGAAAATAAAGAAAGAAAAACAACCCAAACAAACTAAAGAGATGAAGAAAGCCTCAAAAAAGACAGAATCAACAAAGAAACTAGCTAAAAAAGAAGAAACTAAAGAAACGGAAGCTGAAAAAGAAGTTAAAAAAGAGCTTTCTGGCGGCAAAAAAGAAAATTAA
- a CDS encoding uL15 family ribosomal protein, translating into MVHNKRSKLSRARGSWTHGGGEKKKRRGAGHRGGRGKAGSGKKGDAKKTMYWKDTKYFGKYGFHPINQKTTTTINISDLELQKDKLLNNGQATKTGDTIKLDLTALKYTKLLGAGKTKTKYEITVLEASKIAIKKIEEAGGKINLPNA; encoded by the coding sequence ATGGTTCACAATAAAAGAAGCAAACTAAGCAGAGCAAGAGGAAGCTGGACTCACGGTGGCGGCGAAAAGAAAAAAAGAAGAGGCGCTGGACACAGAGGAGGCAGAGGAAAAGCAGGATCCGGAAAAAAAGGAGACGCAAAAAAAACAATGTACTGGAAAGACACCAAATACTTCGGAAAATACGGCTTTCATCCAATAAACCAAAAAACAACAACCACAATCAACATATCAGACCTAGAACTTCAAAAAGACAAATTATTAAATAACGGGCAAGCAACAAAAACAGGAGACACAATAAAACTAGACTTAACAGCTCTAAAATACACAAAATTACTCGGTGCTGGAAAAACAAAAACAAAATACGAAATAACAGTTTTAGAAGCATCAAAAATAGCAATAAAAAAAATAGAAGAAGCAGGCGGAAAAATAAATCTTCCAAACGCTTAA
- a CDS encoding NYN domain-containing protein: MKTNITQSVAILCDGNNIERSIQAQTQSNSMLNFDVIIPRLLNGRGLNRLIYFREGRQISSKLADRLHENFFGSVVPCHKSADIPLSIKATQLASKVDTIIILSGDSDYIDLVRHLKSEGVRVEISAVKDNTARILLEEVDFFHPITKEDWFEYNKPVRQQNLSYRNQKTSYQNYKPQNYSNLNSNKPIAQTTEASQRFDNIETIKQKLEANMQTPESKKIMILEQPPEPKQIKQAQDTSQNNVEKDIQNTKNSPKEESKTVKKTKSKKKITKKKTVKKSEKDVKS; encoded by the coding sequence ATGAAAACAAACATAACGCAATCAGTAGCAATTTTATGTGATGGAAATAACATTGAAAGAAGCATACAAGCTCAAACACAATCAAATTCTATGTTGAATTTTGACGTAATAATCCCTAGATTATTAAATGGAAGAGGACTAAATAGGCTTATATATTTCAGAGAAGGAAGACAAATATCTTCAAAATTGGCGGATCGATTACATGAAAACTTTTTTGGATCAGTAGTTCCTTGTCATAAATCAGCAGATATACCCCTTTCTATAAAAGCAACACAATTAGCAAGCAAAGTCGATACAATAATAATTTTAAGCGGAGACTCTGATTATATTGATTTAGTAAGACACTTAAAAAGCGAGGGTGTAAGAGTGGAAATCTCGGCAGTGAAGGACAATACTGCAAGAATACTGCTAGAAGAAGTGGATTTTTTTCATCCTATAACAAAAGAAGATTGGTTTGAATATAATAAGCCAGTTAGACAGCAAAATTTAAGTTATAGAAACCAAAAGACTTCTTATCAAAACTACAAACCACAAAACTATAGCAATTTAAACTCTAATAAACCAATTGCACAAACAACAGAGGCAAGTCAAAGATTTGACAACATAGAAACAATAAAACAAAAATTAGAAGCCAACATGCAAACCCCTGAATCTAAAAAAATAATGATATTAGAACAACCACCTGAGCCTAAACAAATTAAACAAGCACAGGATACCTCACAAAATAATGTTGAAAAGGACATACAAAATACGAAAAATAGTCCAAAAGAAGAGTCTAAAACAGTAAAAAAAACAAAGAGTAAAAAGAAAATAACTAAAAAGAAAACTGTGAAGAAAAGCGAAAAGGACGTAAAATCATGA
- a CDS encoding 50S ribosomal protein L34e, whose product MQHKTKSRTFRRVKVRVVSGTKTSYQRKKPSAPTCPETGQKLKGVPRALPFELKKMPKSSKRPERPYGGVLSSEATRKLMKNKARNLEL is encoded by the coding sequence ATGCAACACAAAACTAAATCAAGAACGTTTAGAAGAGTTAAGGTAAGAGTTGTTTCAGGTACAAAGACCTCTTATCAAAGAAAGAAACCTTCTGCACCTACTTGTCCAGAAACTGGTCAAAAACTCAAAGGAGTTCCAAGAGCACTTCCTTTTGAGTTAAAGAAGATGCCTAAATCAAGCAAGAGACCAGAAAGACCTTATGGTGGTGTGTTGTCTTCAGAAGCTACAAGAAAGCTAATGAAAAATAAAGCAAGAAATTTAGAATTATAG
- a CDS encoding proteasome subunit beta, which yields MSEDKNILKTGTTTVGVLAKDSVILAADKRATAGSLIVDKTVEKVIPITDNLALTLSGSVSDVQVLIKYLKAELALKELKTGRVASVREAANLLSAFTYSGIRSRGSITHFIIGGYDSTGAHLYDIFPDGSLTEIKPEVGFVTSGSGMVYALGVLEDSYKEGLTEDESVDLCFRAIGSALKRDNASGEGVDVFVINKNGVKKLAQKLISNKLN from the coding sequence ATGAGTGAAGATAAAAATATTTTAAAGACAGGCACTACAACTGTCGGTGTGTTGGCAAAGGACAGCGTTATTTTGGCTGCTGATAAGAGAGCTACAGCAGGAAGTCTTATTGTTGATAAGACTGTGGAGAAAGTCATTCCAATCACCGATAATTTAGCTTTGACTTTGTCAGGTAGTGTTTCTGATGTTCAAGTTTTAATTAAATATCTGAAAGCTGAACTTGCTTTAAAGGAATTAAAAACTGGCAGGGTTGCTAGCGTTAGAGAGGCTGCTAATTTATTATCTGCGTTTACTTATAGCGGGATTAGAAGCCGAGGAAGTATAACCCATTTTATTATTGGAGGGTATGATTCTACAGGAGCTCATCTATATGATATTTTCCCTGATGGATCTTTGACTGAAATTAAACCAGAAGTTGGATTTGTTACTAGCGGGTCTGGCATGGTTTACGCATTAGGTGTTTTAGAAGATTCTTACAAAGAAGGATTGACAGAAGATGAATCAGTAGACCTTTGTTTTAGGGCAATTGGTTCTGCTTTAAAGAGGGATAACGCATCAGGTGAAGGCGTTGATGTTTTTGTTATTAATAAAAATGGTGTGAAAAAACTTGCACAAAAATTGATTAGTAACAAATTAAATTAA
- a CDS encoding uL30 family ribosomal protein codes for MSEEKNKQNPEKTEKVQNTQKQSSKNNTQTGEEYAVLLVRGLINVTYEVKDTLKMLNLQNQNQLTIIPKTKQTEGMLKKTKDYITYGEINQETKKLLNEKRKTNKKYYALHPPRGGFERKGIKTPFTKGGVLGYRKEKINELIKKML; via the coding sequence ATGAGTGAAGAAAAAAACAAACAGAACCCAGAAAAAACGGAAAAGGTTCAAAACACACAAAAACAAAGTTCAAAAAACAATACCCAAACAGGAGAAGAATACGCAGTATTGCTAGTTAGAGGTCTAATAAACGTAACATACGAAGTTAAAGACACCCTAAAAATGCTAAACCTACAAAATCAAAACCAACTAACAATAATACCAAAAACTAAACAAACAGAAGGAATGCTAAAAAAAACAAAAGACTACATAACATACGGAGAAATAAACCAAGAAACTAAAAAACTCCTAAACGAAAAAAGAAAAACAAACAAAAAATACTACGCACTACACCCTCCAAGAGGAGGATTTGAAAGAAAAGGAATAAAAACACCATTCACAAAAGGTGGAGTACTAGGATACAGAAAAGAAAAAATCAACGAACTAATCAAAAAAATGCTATAA
- a CDS encoding beta-CASP ribonuclease aCPSF1 has translation MSSEIIKEILKDIPSGKISDAVFEGANIVLYSKDKTFVKDDKGLVKSIVYKIKKRIELRPDPELCHDPDKAEKEIRALIGDEAGIDQIIFDPQRSIVIIEAEKPGLAIGKQGELLQRIKAKTFWVPQIKRTPLIRSQIIENIRSVLYQNSDYRRKFLNKVGERVYNGWLRQKKHEWIRISYLGGARQVGRSCLLLQTPESRVLLDCGIDVSSPDDPYPFLEAPELNIKELDAIIVSHAHVDHTGLIPYLFKFGYRGPVYCTAPTRDIMALLQLDTIKIARGEGKDPIYDTDDVKEMVKHTITLDYEEVTDVTPDVRITLYNAGHTLGSSMVHIHVGNGLHNLLYTGDIKFVKTRLLSPAATQFPRLETMLVESTYGGRENVTESVRTQDNILQEVIKTAVNRHGKVLMPTLGSGRGQEVLILVEEMVRNGLIPEIPIYIDGMVWDITAIFTAYPEFLNKTIRQQIFHKDNNPFLNKNIKQVGSQKERRQIMEEEGPCIILATSGMLSGGPSVEYLKGLAEDKRHTLVFSCYQGEGTLGRRIQRGEKEIIFREGGKEEVLNIRMDVTRIEISGHADRRELINFVQHLSPRPRRILINHGENNRCLDLASTLHKQFRVETEVPRNLESVRIK, from the coding sequence ATGTCAAGCGAAATAATAAAGGAAATATTAAAGGATATACCGAGTGGAAAGATCAGTGATGCTGTTTTTGAGGGTGCAAATATTGTTTTGTATTCTAAAGATAAGACTTTTGTTAAGGATGATAAGGGTCTTGTGAAGAGCATTGTTTATAAAATTAAAAAAAGAATTGAATTAAGGCCGGATCCAGAGTTGTGTCATGATCCTGATAAAGCTGAGAAAGAAATCAGAGCATTGATTGGTGATGAAGCTGGAATTGATCAGATAATATTTGATCCTCAAAGATCAATCGTCATTATTGAAGCTGAGAAACCTGGTCTTGCAATAGGCAAACAAGGTGAATTGCTACAACGAATAAAGGCCAAAACTTTTTGGGTTCCTCAAATTAAGAGAACTCCTCTTATTAGAAGTCAAATCATTGAAAATATTCGAAGCGTTTTATATCAAAATTCTGATTATCGTAGAAAATTTTTGAACAAAGTTGGTGAAAGAGTGTACAACGGTTGGCTTCGTCAGAAGAAACATGAGTGGATTAGAATAAGTTATCTTGGTGGTGCAAGACAAGTTGGCAGATCTTGTTTGTTATTACAAACTCCAGAGTCAAGAGTTTTATTAGATTGTGGTATTGATGTTAGTAGTCCTGATGATCCTTATCCGTTTTTAGAAGCTCCTGAGCTAAATATTAAGGAACTAGATGCAATTATTGTTAGTCATGCTCACGTTGACCATACGGGTTTGATTCCTTATTTGTTTAAGTTTGGTTATAGAGGCCCTGTTTATTGTACAGCGCCCACAAGAGACATTATGGCTTTGTTGCAATTAGATACTATTAAGATTGCGCGCGGAGAAGGCAAAGATCCTATTTATGATACTGATGATGTAAAAGAGATGGTGAAACACACTATAACGTTGGATTATGAAGAAGTGACGGATGTAACTCCTGATGTTAGAATTACTTTGTATAATGCAGGACATACACTTGGCAGTAGCATGGTTCATATTCATGTAGGTAACGGCTTGCACAATTTATTATATACTGGAGATATTAAATTTGTTAAAACTCGTCTGTTAAGCCCTGCTGCAACTCAGTTTCCAAGATTAGAAACTATGCTTGTCGAATCCACGTATGGTGGTAGAGAAAATGTTACGGAGTCTGTCAGGACACAAGACAATATTTTACAAGAAGTCATTAAAACTGCAGTTAACCGCCATGGCAAGGTTTTAATGCCTACTTTAGGAAGCGGTCGTGGTCAGGAAGTTTTGATTTTGGTTGAAGAAATGGTAAGGAATGGATTGATTCCAGAAATTCCCATTTATATTGATGGCATGGTTTGGGACATTACTGCTATTTTTACGGCATATCCTGAATTTTTGAACAAAACGATTAGACAACAAATTTTCCACAAAGACAATAATCCTTTTTTGAATAAAAACATTAAACAAGTTGGAAGCCAAAAAGAAAGACGACAAATCATGGAAGAAGAAGGTCCTTGTATTATTCTTGCTACTAGTGGTATGCTGAGTGGGGGCCCTAGTGTTGAGTATTTAAAGGGTTTAGCTGAAGATAAAAGGCACACTCTAGTATTCTCATGTTATCAAGGGGAAGGTACGCTTGGTAGGCGTATTCAGCGCGGAGAAAAAGAAATTATTTTCCGTGAAGGTGGCAAAGAAGAAGTTCTTAATATTAGAATGGATGTTACTAGAATTGAAATCAGCGGTCATGCAGATCGTAGAGAATTAATCAACTTTGTTCAACATCTAAGTCCTAGACCTCGTAGAATTTTAATTAACCACGGAGAAAATAATAGATGTTTGGATTTAGCTTCTACGTTACACAAACAGTTCAGAGTAGAAACTGAAGTTCCAAGAAACCTTGAATCTGTCAGAATTAAGTGA
- a CDS encoding peptidylprolyl isomerase has protein sequence MANDLFKDVDELTEIEYDSDLYPKRKSQAELDLETELKKDSKEIEKTEQKTAKKTDSEPEKTEQKTKTEMKTSKKTAPKKKKFLKDNTETKEEKKPETKEETKKKENKKSKKSEPEEQSKKKRTEPQTIILEDEEKGNWAIVAASSLVIIAIIIALYFAFNAAQTNTPADKVLALVNNEPIYQSQIDFRIQSLSSLGATTVNEEIILNQIIDEKLILQDAEKQGIKITKNEAEKQLQERMLETGIEIEELKTRLAEQNMEYEQMVTFYQQSMIVNEYINQTIIPTINTSEKILKTYYEENKNLFKVPEQAQVRHILILFTDENETETYTKTKDIQLQINENATNFCDLVKEYTEDIASKETCGEYNYTMNDPLVPEFKEAGFTMDEKEIRLVKSQFGYHIMQKIKQIPETTRTFEEVKEQIKLGIQQQEVNKKYDMKVEELKKDAIIEIYTDDKETENTSQQIPEPNIQPTDTEETNETESQKTTPSLTDCISQKATMYTVYWSPDNEKQLSFFEDEADKIKIIECDKESENYDTICETKDIRAYPAWEINGKIYNGIQNIDRLKEYTEC, from the coding sequence GTGGCAAATGATCTATTCAAAGACGTAGATGAATTAACAGAAATAGAATACGACTCAGATTTATATCCAAAAAGAAAAAGTCAAGCAGAATTAGATCTTGAAACTGAATTAAAAAAAGATTCAAAAGAAATAGAAAAAACAGAACAAAAAACAGCAAAAAAAACAGATTCAGAACCAGAAAAAACAGAACAAAAAACAAAAACAGAAATGAAGACTTCTAAAAAAACAGCGCCAAAAAAGAAAAAATTCCTAAAAGATAATACTGAAACTAAAGAAGAAAAGAAACCAGAAACTAAAGAAGAAACAAAAAAGAAAGAAAACAAAAAATCAAAGAAAAGTGAGCCTGAAGAGCAATCAAAGAAAAAAAGAACGGAACCGCAAACAATAATTCTAGAAGATGAAGAAAAAGGAAACTGGGCAATAGTTGCTGCTAGTTCATTAGTTATAATAGCAATAATAATAGCATTATACTTCGCATTCAACGCAGCACAAACAAATACTCCTGCAGACAAAGTACTGGCATTAGTAAACAACGAACCAATATATCAAAGTCAAATTGATTTTAGAATTCAAAGCCTAAGCAGTCTTGGTGCAACAACCGTAAATGAAGAAATCATACTAAACCAAATAATAGATGAAAAACTAATATTGCAAGATGCAGAAAAACAAGGGATAAAAATCACAAAAAATGAAGCAGAAAAACAGTTGCAAGAAAGAATGTTGGAAACAGGAATAGAAATAGAAGAACTAAAAACTCGACTCGCAGAACAAAACATGGAATACGAACAAATGGTAACTTTCTATCAACAAAGCATGATCGTTAATGAATACATAAATCAAACAATAATTCCTACAATAAACACAAGTGAAAAAATACTAAAAACATACTATGAAGAAAACAAAAATTTATTCAAAGTCCCAGAACAAGCACAAGTAAGACACATATTAATACTATTCACAGACGAAAATGAAACTGAGACATACACTAAAACAAAAGACATACAATTGCAAATAAATGAAAATGCGACAAATTTTTGCGACTTAGTTAAAGAATACACAGAAGACATAGCAAGTAAAGAAACATGTGGAGAATACAACTATACAATGAATGATCCATTAGTGCCGGAATTCAAAGAAGCTGGATTTACAATGGATGAAAAAGAAATAAGACTCGTAAAATCTCAATTTGGGTACCATATAATGCAGAAAATAAAACAAATACCAGAAACAACAAGAACTTTTGAGGAAGTAAAAGAACAAATAAAATTGGGAATACAACAACAAGAAGTAAACAAGAAATATGATATGAAAGTTGAAGAACTCAAAAAAGATGCAATTATAGAAATATATACGGATGATAAAGAAACTGAAAATACAAGTCAACAAATTCCAGAGCCCAACATCCAACCAACAGACACAGAAGAAACAAATGAAACAGAGTCACAAAAAACAACGCCTAGCTTAACAGACTGCATATCACAAAAAGCAACAATGTATACAGTTTATTGGTCTCCAGATAACGAAAAACAACTAAGTTTTTTTGAAGACGAAGCAGATAAAATAAAAATAATAGAATGCGATAAGGAATCAGAGAACTATGATACAATCTGTGAAACAAAAGACATAAGAGCATACCCTGCTTGGGAAATAAATGGAAAGATATACAATGGAATACAAAATATTGACAGATTAAAAGAATACACAGAATGCTAA
- the rpsE gene encoding 30S ribosomal protein S5: MPKKKITKKNEDLEEQPEVLEPIDEESPKVEKIETNIVENWTPKTELGKKVKSGEITNIDQIIDSGRTILEPEIVDSLLPELESELLLIGQAKGKFGGGQRRIFRQTQKKTREGNKPKFTTMAVVGNKNGYIGLGLGKSKETVPAREKAIKNAKLNIFKISRGSGSWASNSKEPTSIPYAVQGKVGSVQIKLMPAPKGKGLCVEKECAKILALAGIKDIWAKSQGQTKNKINLIKACEKSLKQLIKTKTRPQDTETLSIQEGRLRLEQNE; this comes from the coding sequence ATGCCTAAAAAGAAAATAACAAAAAAAAATGAAGATTTAGAAGAACAACCAGAAGTACTAGAACCAATAGACGAAGAATCGCCTAAAGTAGAAAAAATAGAAACAAATATTGTAGAAAACTGGACTCCCAAAACGGAACTAGGCAAAAAAGTAAAATCTGGAGAAATCACAAACATAGACCAAATAATAGATTCTGGAAGAACAATTTTAGAACCAGAAATAGTAGACTCACTACTACCAGAATTAGAATCAGAATTACTACTAATAGGACAAGCTAAAGGAAAATTTGGCGGCGGCCAAAGAAGAATATTTAGACAAACACAAAAGAAAACAAGAGAAGGAAACAAACCAAAATTCACAACAATGGCAGTAGTAGGAAACAAAAACGGATATATAGGCCTAGGACTAGGAAAAAGCAAAGAAACAGTTCCCGCACGAGAAAAAGCAATAAAAAACGCAAAACTAAACATATTCAAAATCAGCAGAGGATCAGGTAGCTGGGCCTCAAACAGCAAAGAACCAACAAGCATACCATACGCAGTACAAGGAAAAGTAGGCTCCGTACAAATAAAACTAATGCCAGCACCCAAAGGAAAAGGCTTATGCGTAGAAAAAGAATGTGCAAAAATACTAGCACTTGCAGGCATAAAAGACATTTGGGCAAAAAGTCAAGGGCAAACAAAAAACAAAATAAACCTCATCAAAGCATGCGAAAAATCACTAAAACAACTAATCAAAACAAAAACAAGACCCCAAGACACAGAAACATTAAGCATACAAGAAGGAAGACTGAGGCTAGAACAAAATGAGTGA
- a CDS encoding TraB domain-containing protein, giving the protein MDIIRLRVVGTSHVAKESQDKIKTAFAEFSPDIIAIELDRQRFYALSNNAKSSLSITDISRIGITGFIFAIIGKLVQKHIGKLVGVIPGEEMLLGARLAKNNKLALALIDQEVSITLKLGKEVKFSEKMKIVWDILSAPFRKQEKISIDLNKVPSNEIIDKMMLQLEKRYPGFHKVLLADRNKFMAKKLFLLLKNNPDKKILAIVGAGHEKGMTSSLEKLVASNLI; this is encoded by the coding sequence ATGGACATAATCAGACTTAGAGTTGTAGGCACAAGCCACGTTGCAAAAGAATCACAAGATAAAATAAAAACTGCTTTCGCAGAATTCTCCCCTGACATAATCGCTATAGAATTAGACAGACAAAGGTTTTATGCTTTATCAAATAATGCTAAAAGTTCCCTCTCAATAACAGATATATCTCGTATAGGTATAACTGGGTTTATTTTTGCAATAATAGGTAAATTGGTGCAAAAGCATATAGGAAAACTGGTCGGTGTAATTCCGGGAGAGGAAATGCTCCTGGGCGCGAGATTGGCTAAAAATAATAAGCTAGCGTTGGCATTAATAGATCAAGAAGTTTCTATAACTTTAAAACTAGGAAAAGAAGTTAAATTTTCTGAAAAAATGAAAATTGTGTGGGATATATTGTCCGCTCCTTTTAGAAAACAAGAAAAGATATCTATTGATTTAAATAAAGTGCCATCGAATGAAATAATTGATAAGATGATGTTGCAACTGGAAAAAAGATACCCCGGGTTTCACAAAGTTTTATTAGCAGACAGAAATAAATTTATGGCAAAAAAATTATTTTTATTGCTAAAAAACAACCCTGATAAAAAAATATTGGCAATTGTTGGTGCAGGTCATGAAAAAGGAATGACTAGCTCTTTAGAGAAACTAGTAGCATCTAATCTGATTTAA
- a CDS encoding EMC3/TMCO1 family protein, with amino-acid sequence MVLETILNMDYWLLIVILSLIVTLISTLTYKYTTDQKKIKQHRADVKKLQKEMKLYKDDQKKMLKTQQEMMSKNMDLMKQSFKPMLYTFIPLLLILSWMSSTLAFEPIQPGVPFAITATFDENYMGTLNETKLTADKAIKMKLDNDFQPDGKQLRWIINAEEEGTYNFLIEGESFKETKEVLVTNSKKYVSPTQTYSGQLEKIEISNKKVKPFQGLPIIGGLDWLWSYILLSVVMSIGLRKLLKIA; translated from the coding sequence ATGGTTTTAGAAACAATATTAAATATGGATTATTGGTTACTCATAGTTATTCTTTCGTTAATTGTAACTCTTATTTCTACACTTACATACAAATATACAACTGATCAAAAGAAAATAAAGCAACACAGAGCAGACGTTAAAAAACTCCAAAAAGAGATGAAATTATACAAAGACGATCAGAAAAAAATGTTAAAAACACAACAAGAAATGATGTCTAAAAACATGGATTTAATGAAACAAAGCTTTAAGCCAATGCTTTATACATTCATACCTTTGCTTTTAATATTAAGTTGGATGTCCTCAACACTCGCATTTGAACCAATACAACCAGGAGTTCCTTTCGCGATAACGGCAACTTTTGATGAAAACTACATGGGAACACTAAATGAAACAAAACTAACAGCAGACAAAGCAATAAAAATGAAATTAGACAATGATTTTCAACCTGATGGCAAACAATTAAGATGGATTATAAATGCAGAGGAAGAGGGAACCTACAACTTCTTAATAGAAGGCGAGAGCTTTAAGGAAACAAAAGAAGTATTAGTAACAAATAGTAAAAAATATGTTTCTCCAACACAAACATATTCTGGTCAATTAGAAAAAATTGAAATAAGTAACAAAAAAGTAAAGCCTTTCCAAGGACTCCCCATAATAGGCGGGTTAGATTGGTTATGGAGCTACATTTTACTATCTGTAGTTATGAGTATAGGTCTAAGAAAACTACTAAAAATCGCATAA